One Benincasa hispida cultivar B227 chromosome 5, ASM972705v1, whole genome shotgun sequence genomic window carries:
- the LOC120077981 gene encoding NAD-capped RNA hydrolase DXO1, with the protein MDFSEHDVDIFGEEYGNDDDDNNNNDNDHDRDAPASSSQSSSSSDSSSSSDSSSSNASDGGDSSSGGSGSASSGEDDDQENGGEVQQNVYRGSHGYEDRDLFGSDNEDYCKTLAVSPFSVPVLPAIRNNNHHARGTFGRGRWGNQSDRGSGLLPRPGPFPQRHGFGGYGSKFSNGRHDERFVSDMKLTKSEETLARKCIAFQEPCELACYSRVEGGDVYFDDRSLRLFKRFITEDIGADLNEGFDTFIEKKDLGSQGFGDLLGCIRDKNIPLQNIHFVTFRNNLNKILATAYIRHEPWEMGVHKRNGVVYLDVHKLPERPQSELERRRCYWGYCFESLATEDPRRGDGEGIHHVDANAEYCAVIKTKLGAHRILMGAEMDCCDSTDEGRRFYVELKTSRELDQRTEERYEREKLLKFWIQSFLAGVPYIVIGFRNDAGQLVRTERLRTKDITQRVKMKNYWQGGVCLAFADEVLCWLYGTVKENEDYILQFAHPFTRLELLQASSCPDAITHHIELL; encoded by the exons ATGGATTTCTCCGAGCATGATGTAGATATATTCGGCGAAGAGTATGGAAACGACGACGACGACAATAATAACAACGACAACGACCATGACCGTGATGCTCCTGCCTCTTCCTCGCAATCTTCGTCCTCTTCggattcttcatcttcttcggATTCCTCGTCGTCCAATGCTAGCGATGGTGGCGATAGCAGTAGTGGAGGTAGTGGGAGTGCGAGTAGTGGTGAAGATGATGATCAGGAAAATGGCGGCGAAGTACAACAGAATGTATACAGGGGTTCTCATGGGTATGAAGATAGAGATCTGTTTGGTTCTGACAACGAGGATTATTGTAAGACACTTGCTGTTAGTCCTTTTTCAGTTCCAG TCTTACCTGCAATAAGGAATAATAACCACCATGCTAGAGGAACATTTGGGCGAGGTCGCTGGGGGAATCAAAGTGATAGAGGATCAGGCCTCCTTCCACGGCCTGGACCATTTCCTCAAAGGCATGGCTTTGGTGGCTATGGATCAAAGTTTTCAAATGGCCGTCATGATGAACGCTTCGTCTCAGACATGAAGCTAACTAAAAGTGAAGAAACACTGGCGAGAAAGTGTATTGCTTTCCAGGAG CCTTGTGAGCTTGCTTGCTATAGTCGTGTAGAAGGTGGAGATGTCTACTTCGATGACCGCAGCTTG AGACTGTTTAAGCGCTTTATTACTGAAGATATTGGAGCTGATTTGAACGAAGGTTTTGACACTTTTATTGAGAAGAAAG ACTTAGGTTCTCAGGGTTTTGGTGACCTCCTTGGCTGCATTAGGGACAAAAATATCCCTCTTCAAAACATTCATTTTGTG ACTTTCCGTAATAATCTGAacaag ATATTGGCTACTGCTTACATTCGTCATGAGCCATGGGAAATGGGTGTGCATAAAAGAAATGGTGTTGTATACCTAGATGTGCATAAATTACCAGAAAGACCACAAAGTGAATTGGAGCGTAGAAG GTGCTATTGGGGTTATTGTTTTGAGAGCCTTGCTACAGAGGATCCAAGAAGAGGTGATGGAGAAGGGATCCATCATGTAGATGCAAATGCTGAATATTGTGCTGtgattaaaacaaaattaggtGCTCATCGCATTCTGATGGGTGCTGAAATGGATTGCTGTGATTCAACCGATGAGGGAAGGAGGTTTTATGTTGAACTAAAGACAAGTCGTGAG TTGGATCAGCGTACTGAAGAAAGatatgagagagagaaattgcTTAAATTTTGG ATACAATCATTCTTAGCTGGTGTACCGTATATCGTTATTGGGTTCAG GAATGATGCTGGCCAGCTTGTCCGGACGGAAAGATTGAGAACCAAGGACATAACACAGAGAGTGAAAATGAAAAACTATTGGCAG GGAGGAGTCTGTCTGGCCTTTGCTGATGAAGTGTTATGCTGGCTTTATGGAACAGTCAAAGAAA ATGAAGATTACATATTGCAATTTGCACATCCTTTCACTCGTTTAGAGCTTCTTCAAGCCTCCTCATGCCCAGATGCTATCACTCATCACATTGAGCTGTTGTAG